Within the Verrucomicrobiota bacterium genome, the region CAGCCGCCCAAAATCCTGCGCGCCTTAGTCTCAGCTTGAAAGCTCATTGGAATTACTGGCCTCCAGCCCACTTGGGCTGCTGCTTCAGGTGGAACAGCATCTCGCCAGCCTTGGGCACAAGCAGGACGCCTTCCGCCTCGCGGTTGGCATAGGTTTCCGGGTTGATGGTTTTCGGATCACGGTATCCCATGTTGATTTTGCGGCAAACCGACTCGGGAATACCGGTGGCCAGGGTTACTTTGGCCCGGCATTTTTCCACGCCATTCTCAAAGGCGCCAATCCCGCGCACGTGGGTGGAGTGAGCGATGACGCCCCAAGGATAGTGTTTGAACTTGTCCCATTGCTTGAGGAAGTAATCACGGCAGTGATAGCCGATCTCCTCGATCAACCGGCCATGCGCAAGGGATATCTCGGTGATGTGCGGCGCATAAATGATGAGTTCCCCGCCGTCCGCCAGCACTGGTTCCAGCTTGTACATGCATTTGCCGCCGGTCCACAATTCATCATACATCTTGGGTGCGCAGGAGAGAATGGTATGGAACGGCTTGTCATTATAGACAATGTGCAGTTGCCGGGAAAGTTCGCTGGCGGCGTCCCAAGCCCCTTCCGGTGTGCCGGCATACAACCCCGCGAGGTCCTTGCCCTCGACCACCATCGCGAAACACAACTTCGGCACCGTAACGAGCGCGCCGGCTTTGTCCACCACCCGGCGCACCGGGGTCCATTTATTACCAATGATCATCGGGTTGGTGACCACGGCGCCCAGCCAATGGAAGAAATTGAGGATTTGCGGGCCGCCCACGCCGGGGAACAGGTACTTGTTGCCGCCCGAGAACCCCACCACTTCATGCGGAAACACCGGTCCGACGATGATGACTTGGTCGTATTCAAATAACAGCTTGTTCACCTCGACCGGCACTTCCATGGAGAACAATCCACCCGTCAACTCCGTGACATCCTCACGCGTCAGCGTCCCCACCAGCTTCAACGCCTTGGGATTATCCCATTCATGGTTGAAGAAACGGACGGATGAATACACCGACTTGTGTTCCGCTTCGGTGATCTCAAGGCGTTCACAGATGGCCTCCTCGCTCATCGCGATATGCGTACCGAGCGCCACCAGGATGTCCAGATTTTTTGCCACCTTGCCGATTTGCGCATGGATGGCTTTGAACATCATGCCCACCGGCGCGGTGCGGGTGGCGTCCGGGATGATTAACAGGACTTTTTTGCCCTGATAGGCCCCGGATGGCAACGCCTTGGCAACCACCTCGGCGGCCTGGGCCGGGGTGACCTGATGATTGGCGGGAGAGGAGCTGGCTAGTAGTGATTTCATAATGAATATTTTAAATTGTAAATTGCAAATTGCAAATTGCTAAATTGGGTTTCCAACCGATTGCCGACGAGCGGAACGGGGGATGCTTTTGACCGTTGCCACCGAGCCGCCGATGATCCGACTTAACTGCACACACTCATCCAGCATTTCAGTGATTTTCTTTTCGGGCAAAAGTCCTGCAATGACGGTAAAACGCAACCAGCCCCGAGTCTCCCGAAGTTCTTTCAATGCAATGCTCAGTTTATGCGCAAAATCGGCGCGGCTTTCCGCTGCACAGCCTTCGTCGTAATTAGGCGGCGCAGCGGTTCCACAACGGACGAGTTGGCCGGCCACATGCCGGCCAAGTCGGGTATCTGGCAACGCATCAACAACTTTCCCCACTCTGGCCGCAAACTGCCATAAGCGTACGGAAAGTTCTTCAGGCGTCATATCGTTCCTTCAATTTACAAATTAAAAATTTTCAATTTTCAATTTTCAATTGATTTTTTGCCCGGTCTTAGATCGTCTGGCAAAGGAATCCGCCATCCACGCGGATAT harbors:
- a CDS encoding lactate racemase domain-containing protein, which produces MKSLLASSSPANHQVTPAQAAEVVAKALPSGAYQGKKVLLIIPDATRTAPVGMMFKAIHAQIGKVAKNLDILVALGTHIAMSEEAICERLEITEAEHKSVYSSVRFFNHEWDNPKALKLVGTLTREDVTELTGGLFSMEVPVEVNKLLFEYDQVIIVGPVFPHEVVGFSGGNKYLFPGVGGPQILNFFHWLGAVVTNPMIIGNKWTPVRRVVDKAGALVTVPKLCFAMVVEGKDLAGLYAGTPEGAWDAASELSRQLHIVYNDKPFHTILSCAPKMYDELWTGGKCMYKLEPVLADGGELIIYAPHITEISLAHGRLIEEIGYHCRDYFLKQWDKFKHYPWGVIAHSTHVRGIGAFENGVEKCRAKVTLATGIPESVCRKINMGYRDPKTINPETYANREAEGVLLVPKAGEMLFHLKQQPKWAGGQ
- a CDS encoding four helix bundle protein, whose translation is MTPEELSVRLWQFAARVGKVVDALPDTRLGRHVAGQLVRCGTAAPPNYDEGCAAESRADFAHKLSIALKELRETRGWLRFTVIAGLLPEKKITEMLDECVQLSRIIGGSVATVKSIPRSARRQSVGNPI